TCTCACCTTCCTTATAGTAAGATCCTGGTAGACGCTCTACTTTATCTTCAATAACCTTCACGATATCCTCTTTCCAAGATATGTCGTCCACCAAGTTATACCAAGTACCATTTAGTCTAACGAATGCACCATTTTCAGCAATGAGACCAATATTTGGAACTCTACTATAAATCCGTTCTAGCACTGATCTAGAAAACGAATTCATTACAAATACACTATGCTTGGAACTCAACTCCGCAAGCACAGCTAGTGACCGAGCATTTAGAGGCTCAGATATTTTTAGGACAAATAGGTGCCTTTTGGATTTAACATAACTGTCTTGTATCTTCGATAACGTTAGGTTATATACCTTCGATCTTTCATTATTAGCTTCCCATGTATTAGCAATATTAGTTAGTGAAGATACGATCCATCGATCGGAATCATGCGTAATAACACTTTTGAATAGCTGTTTCCATCTACGACGTTTTTCTTCCTTTGATAATTCGAGTGCTTTCTTGATAACTTGTGAAACCTGTTTTATATCCCAGGGGTTAATCAAAAACGCACCCTGGCTTAAAACGTGAGCGCTACCAGTGAATTCAGATAATATCAGTGGCGCATTCTTGTCTTGTGAGCAAATAACAAACTCATGGCATGTTAAGTTCATTCCCTCACGCATAGTGGTAATTAAGAATAAATCAGCTTCGCATCCAAGTGCCAGGTATTGAGGAAATTGAAGGTCTTGATGTAGGACCACCACCGGTGGAGAAGCGCTTATATCATTTGATAGTGCATTGACTCTGTCAACAATCATCATGACTTCTCGTTCTAGTTCAGCGTCAAAACCTGAACCCAAACATATTTGAATTAATACCACCTTGTCGATGTATTCAGGATTATCCTTCAAAAACTGCTCGTATGCTaacatcttcttctttagGCCACGAATCCTATCGAATTGATCACGACATACAATAAGCTGCTTTCCAGCCCATCTCTCGCGAATTAATTTCCTCCATTCTTGAGTAGCTTCTGATTTGATCTGCGCCTCTAAGTCTAAGGCATCAATTCCAATGGGAATACTTTCAACTGCAATAAGTCTTCCCTTGTATTTTAGTAAATGCGTATCGACATCTGCCATCAGTAACCTATTTGTAGTTTGTTGGAAATGCCTGGCATACTCCTCCGTTTGGAAACCTAGAGAATTAGCACCTAACATACCTTCAAGAATATTATCTCTCTGAGCAAAGCATCTAAAAACTTCACTACTAGGAAAAGATACATGAAGAAAGAATCCAATTTTTGCTGAGGGTAGCTTCTTGCGAATCATACCTGGAACAAGCATTAAATGATAGTCATGGATCCAAATAGTGTCACCATCTTGATATGTTTCCACTATCTTGTCTGCAAATTGTTGATTCAAATGCTGGTAATAGTTCCAAGAATGATCTTCGAAAGCTTTCGAATTAGGATTGTCTGGAATTTGGTAGTTTAAAGTAGGCCACAAGATTTGCTTGCAGAAATTTACGTACGCACCTTTAAACGTGACATTGTCAGTTATAACAGTACGAGAGTGGAAGTTTTGTTTCAATGCCACTGTTATATCATCCATTACTTCATCTGGCACATTATCGGTAGGTATACCTACAGTCCCAACCCAAATCACAGGTTGGTCAATGGTCTTCTCAATTATAGCTGTGCCTAGGGCGTTACGAAGTCCACCGTTACCTTTAATGCTAGGTACTATCTTCCAGGGGACATTCTTTAGCATATCTTTTGTGTTGAATAGTTGCGCCCTTAATTTGGCTCTGTCGGAGTAACCTCCGTACTTTGCAACCTTTGGAGACCGCCTACCTGAATGCTGCACAACAATATTATCACACTCATCATCACTTTTAAGAGCGTCATCTTGCTCTGTATTTGAAGGGCTCTGATGATCAGGTGTCAAGGGATACTTTAAACTTGAATGCGCTGTGACAACTCCTGGTGTCCCTAGCTTATGCTGGGCGTTCCATCTGACAGCAGAGAGAGAAGTGTGAGGAGTTTTATCCTTTCCCACATCAAGTAGTTGTCTTGAACGAGATGCTGCGCTGGGTATAACTTTACTGCCCTCCAATGCAGTCATAGAGCGGCTACCTGCCAGCACGGACTGATACAACAACGACTTGTTTACATTCTTTAAAAGGTTTGCAGTCGTATCCACACCACCCGAATTAGCTCCCGAATGTAAGCCACTTGCAAGCTCTCCCGAGGGAGATGATACTGTAGAATGCACAGCTGAACTCCCATCGTTATCCTTCGGTTTTGCAACAGATCCCGAGGCAAAAAACTCTTCAACGGACGCATTCCCAAGACTATAAAGAGGAGTCACAGGAGTAACAACCGCAGAATTACTTGTAGTAGCAGTCAAATTTTCCATTAAAAATTGAGGGTTCAGTACAGCTGGAACTCCACCTTGTTTCTGTCCTTCATTATTAGTAGAACTTTTATCAGTTTCTTTCTCCTGTTTTCCAGCGGTTGCCGCCAAGGAATGGAATGATTGTGAGCGTTTTACAGTTGGAGTACCATCTGTAGATGGATCATTTGGATCATTTTGTTTAGTTCCTGATACATCATTTGAGTCCCCGAATTCAAATTCTGGTTGGAATGGTAAGAATAGAGAAGCAACAATGACTACCATCTTTAATGTTATTCTAATAATTTATCAGATTAGAAACTCTTATTACAATGTACTTGATAGTTCGTAAAGTATGTGACCTTTTATAGATAAAATTGCTTGAACTTTTATAACTTTAGCGCCCCCACTGCTTTGGATATGAATTCCCCTTATCTTTTAAACTATGTTAAGCATTGAACTCTTGAAACCCATGCACCGTAACGATGATCTAGAATAAACGCGACGAAAGGGATACAATTCGTACTAACAAAATATCTCCTATAAAGTTATTGCAAGACGTAATGGCTCAATTAGTAGACAGTCACTGCCACTTTACAACCGTTAAACAGCATAGAAGAGAAGTAAATAATGTTAAATCGGATGTGATTAGGCGATGCATAATGTCGTGTAATATTTACGACTGGTCAGCGGTTAGGGGGGAAGGAGACATTATTGCATTTGGCGTTCATCCTTGGTACTCACATTTATTCTATATAGGCTTGGAGAAACATAGCAAGGATGAGCACTATCGAAAAGTACTTAAGTACAGCAAGGATAGCGATGAGGTAAAGGAACTTATTAAGGCATTGCCGGATCCAATCAGCCTTGAAGAGCATATCCAGGGTGCAAAGTCTGACAAATTTGACCAGGTGAAATGTATAGGTGAGATTGGTATCGATAGGTTATTCCGTCTTCCTGAAGACGGCTTCTTTAACGACTTGGGCGACGCGACTGCAAGACCCCGATTGACTAGAGTTACTGTAAAAGTAGAACACCAGGTTGCTGTATTCCGTCGCATGTGCCAGTTGGCTGTGGAAACTGGTTTGGCTGTTTCTATACACGCGGTTAAGTGCCAAGAACTGCTGTTCAATGTCTGTAGAGACGAGTTGGGGCCTTATTCTTCTGTCACAATATGTTTACATTCTTATATGGGAAGTGTAGAGTTTGTGCGTAATTTCTGGCTACGAAATTTCCCATATAGCAGGCTATTTCTAAGTATATCATTTGCTATTAATCTCCAAAACAAATCTTCAGCGTTGGAACTTATCAAATCCGTGCCATTGCAGTGTCTATTAAGCGAAACAGACCTTACAATTGATACTGTACCGATTGAGATACAAATAGTGCATCTAGAAAAGGTGCTTGGTATTATTCAAGAGGCACATAGTCTAAAATCGCTTCAAGATGCCAAGTGTTTAGTATATAACAATTTCTGTAGACTTTTTCATTTCTGAAGCTGTATTGTTTTATGCTATAAAAACGTAAACCCTTTCTTTAAGGAAATCAATGCTAACCGTAAACAACGCAAAAACAAGACATAAGGAAACAACATGCCTCCTAAGGGTCAAAACTCTAACTCTGAGTCAGAATCAAGGACCAGGAGTACAACTGGTTATCATGCTACTTCGATGGGCTCTTCCGGAGCTGCCAATACTCGTTCCAGCGGCAAGCAGAGATTGACTGTTGCCCAACAACAATATTTAAAGGATCTCGTTAGATTACATGTGCATAACAACCATGAAGAAAATTTTGCCCCGGTCCATCCTTTAGAGTTTGAGGAAGATTCAGATGACTTTTTACGTCGGTATAAGGATCGTCATCAATTGCCAGTTAAAGATAATATGACTCTCCAAGGATTCTTGTTGGGATCAGAATTAGGCATGCGTACGTATTCATACAAAAAGAATAATTCATCACTGCCTGATGGTAGGGTCACAAAGAAGGAGTTGGCAGAAGAAGTTAAAAAGCATTTCATTTCTACTGTTGTTAAGGAAGCGGAGTGTGTGCCGGCATTTATTTATAAGGTGAAGAATTCGAAAAAACAATTTCGGATGGAATTTAGGGGCTAAAGTAGAGTTTTATAGATCAAGAGATGACAGCAGGTGTCATTTAAATGTAGTATTATGTGTAATATAATTTAACTAAAGTTCACTTTGTTCTTGGTCTTATCCTGTAGGTATCGTAACGCGCGCATGGTAAAAATGTCATTGCGAAGTCGCTCTTTTACATTGAACCTACTTGCCACCCAGTCCAAGTAGTACAAAACTATACAGTACCGTGTTGTCGCAATGGATGAGTCCACGATTGTATTCATCATAGCGCTTATAATAagtttcttcttcattaaaTGGTTTATACAGTCAGACTCACATCCTTCTGCCCAACAGGCGCTACAGTCGACTACAACAACAGCCACGACTACATCATCCAATAGAAGAAATACTAATTCTAATAGGGCCCCAAGACGTAGAAGAAGACCTGTAAACGATGATATGGTTGAGATTGTGCAAACTTTGGCCCCTCAGTTGCATCCTGAAAGGATCAGATACGATTTGGAATTATCAGGTTCAGTTGAGGCCACAGTTGAGCGTTACTTAAGAGGAGAGGAATTCCCATTTCCACCTGGGTATATGTCCCCGGAGGCTCCTGCTTCAGAGCCACGTGAGCAGCATCAGCATGAACCTAGCGATCCCCGTAAGCAAAGCAGCATAAGACCTGACGATTTGATATCTAAATACAATGTTGATTTGCAAGCCGATATGTCAGCCCTTGAGTACAACGACTTGTCCATTGAAGAGCGTAAAAAGTTCCTGGTATGGAAGGCAAGAAAACGTATGGAAGAGGTCTTGAATAAGGATGAAGATTTAGGGTCTTTATTAAACTGAAATACGTATCGCGCTATTTCGCCATGCGAAGAAATACGGTGTGTGGTCTAAGTGCTAGAATTAGTGCGAAAAATAGGATCTTCATCTATACCGGCATTAATATACAGGCGAATGGTACTATCTCATCAGAACCTTTTCGTATTCATTTTGCCTCTTACTGTGTCTTGCTTTCTTGCAATTCTTCAATTATAAGTAACTCACTCATAATTTTGAATTACATGGTAAGTGCACAGTAATAATAGTACTGCCAGTTTTTTTGGCTATATAGGATTACTTAGATCACGCACTATCTTTTTTATCAGCAACCAGCGTGGGTTGTATTCTTCTTTTTTGTTTTACTTTCTGTTCCGTATTAATCAATGAGCCGCCTATAGTTACTAAATTCTGCGTTACTTCAGCCAGCGTCTGCTGTTTTTTAGGCGGTGTTCCTCTTATTGGAGTTTTAGACTTACAACTTGAAGAGGCTGATCTCTTATTCATATGCTCTATGCCGACATATCTAGTATTTAGTTCTTCCTTATAAGTTACCCCAAAGAGATCTGTATTTAGTGATGAGCAAGAACAGAAGCCGTCTGTTGATGAAACCATCAGCATATCTCCAGTTTTGGACCATGTTAAATCTGTTAAAGGATTGTAATGAAGATTGCCAATAATAGCTATCGGCCTTTCGTTTTCAGTGTCATATATGAAAACTTCAGTACTTGTTGCAACCGCAAAAACTAGCTTATATGGTAACTTTAGCCATGCAGTAGAGTTTTCTTGTAATTCATAGGCGGTAGGGCAGAACTTCACCACAAGGGCCGGTTTGCGAAGGAATGGAAGAGCCATTACGGGCGTGCTTTGCTTATGCTTCAATGATGATCGcgtatatatatatacgGCATTAGCGAACTCATTGTTGCCTACACTAGGTTCCTCGCCACTAGTTTTGAATATCCCTGCTGGTACGCATAAAACGTTCCCACAGGGAGATATCGCAGGCCTCCTAAAAAAGGACGGAAGGGTCTCGTTATGGAACAAATACGACGATCTTACATCGGCAAATTGGAGCATTCTGCAATTTTCACCTTCAGCACGCTTTGGTAGCTCTCCTTTAGTAATCTTATGGTGCAATTTCAGTCCATTAATGAGGTTATCGTTTGCATCTCTGATTATCTTATATATATGCACTGACCGATCAGCAGACTGTGATATAATATACTCATTTTGAGGATCCCAAACAACTCCCTGTACATAATGGTTATGGTCAGAAACTTGGGCGCAACAAACTTTTTCCTCAACATTATAAATACGAACATTATTATCCATTGAACCTGTCACAATATATTTCCCACAGGGCGACCATGCTAAATCATAAATCTCTGATGGACCCGTCGCAGATCCAGCCCGCAATTTACTCTTGATACGCCATGATTCTTTAAAGTCTTCAAattcttcatcttcaacaCCAAATTCTTTAATAATTGATTCATTTTTCTCCCAAGTCAATAATAGCCCATCATCGCCTGCAGTTGCTAAAATATCTCCGTTAGGATTGAAACGAGCAACGTTAACAGCTTGCTCATGTTGAACTAAAGAGCACATAAAGTCAATTGATTCAATCTTATTACAAGTGTCCTTTTGAGTATTTAATTGCCACACACGAACCTTATTGTCCCCACCTGCAGTAACTAACCTTGGGATGCTTGAGCCATGTGGTCCTTTCGAAGGCTGAAATGTGAGCGAATATATCGGCTGTGATTCATGCCAGTATATTTGTAAAGTCTTCGTTTCCAACATATTGTTCCAGAAGCTTCACCTCTATTATGATGTTTATATCGCAAATGTTGATTAGCTGCCATTGTCGATGGTATATCAGATTGTTGTAAGGTACGCTTTCAATTGCAACATCTCTATAACCGGGTAACCTTTGTAGGGGAACGAATTCCGGGCGAGTGCAACATTAgatataataaatataacTATAAATAGTTGAAGTCTTATTCACTTCATGTATTTATTATAGGTATTAAGCTCAAAATTGGTATATTATATACCTCATATGCCCATCCATTCTTTCCTTAATGAGGATTGAAAACAACTTTAAAACTCTAGCTTCTAAAACAGGGCTTTTGTCATTTTATTAGTGAGCGTTTAGTTAGAACACCAGGTATACAAATATTTTCAGATTGTCGAGGATTTACTCTACCAGAAGCTATTTAAGCCGAATTTCAAATAGTATCGCTTAATCCATTTCCATGATAGTTTCTCATTCTTTGAAACAAGAGAAAAATTTGATTTGATAGTTTAGTTAATATGTCGCACTGTTTTCATTCCGAGCCACTTCTTAGAATCCCTTTATAACAATGTACTCAGAATTTAGATTATCCTACTCTTATACTTTCTCTTTTGTGGCTTCTTAAAACTTGAGAGGTGATACTTGAAATTGTATTGTAGTTCTGTATCGATGACAACGTCTTGTTCAATATCCTCCC
This window of the Eremothecium sinecaudum strain ATCC 58844 chromosome VII, complete sequence genome carries:
- the TPS3 gene encoding trehalose 6-phosphate synthase/phosphatase complex subunit (Syntenic homolog of Ashbya gossypii AER276C; Syntenic homolog of Saccharomyces cerevisiae YML100W (TSL1) and YMR261C (TPS3)); its protein translation is MVVIVASLFLPFQPEFEFGDSNDVSGTKQNDPNDPSTDGTPTVKRSQSFHSLAATAGKQEKETDKSSTNNEGQKQGGVPAVLNPQFLMENLTATTSNSAVVTPVTPLYSLGNASVEEFFASGSVAKPKDNDGSSAVHSTVSSPSGELASGLHSGANSGGVDTTANLLKNVNKSLLYQSVLAGSRSMTALEGSKVIPSAASRSRQLLDVGKDKTPHTSLSAVRWNAQHKLGTPGVVTAHSSLKYPLTPDHQSPSNTEQDDALKSDDECDNIVVQHSGRRSPKVAKYGGYSDRAKLRAQLFNTKDMLKNVPWKIVPSIKGNGGLRNALGTAIIEKTIDQPVIWVGTVGIPTDNVPDEVMDDITVALKQNFHSRTVITDNVTFKGAYVNFCKQILWPTLNYQIPDNPNSKAFEDHSWNYYQHLNQQFADKIVETYQDGDTIWIHDYHLMLVPGMIRKKLPSAKIGFFLHVSFPSSEVFRCFAQRDNILEGMLGANSLGFQTEEYARHFQQTTNRLLMADVDTHLLKYKGRLIAVESIPIGIDALDLEAQIKSEATQEWRKLIRERWAGKQLIVCRDQFDRIRGLKKKMLAYEQFLKDNPEYIDKVVLIQICLGSGFDAELEREVMMIVDRVNALSNDISASPPVVVLHQDLQFPQYLALGCEADLFLITTMREGMNLTCHEFVICSQDKNAPLILSEFTGSAHVLSQGAFLINPWDIKQVSQVIKKALELSKEEKRRRWKQLFKSVITHDSDRWIVSSLTNIANTWEANNERSKVYNLTLSKIQDSYVKSKRHLFVLKISEPLNARSLAVLAELSSKHSVFVMNSFSRSVLERIYSRVPNIGLIAENGAFVRLNGTWYNLVDDISWKEDIVKVIEDKVERLPGSYYKEGETMIRFHSENAEDKDRVSNVIGDAITHVNTLFGDSGIHAYIHRDIMYVQQSGLAVRAMNFLLNQCNSAGCEPNASPDGSPLTSPVVNSIATLSSPSTSGSKTSSNSTTSYLSKNRPDRRVDFVAITGSSSPIIEPLFQLVNQSAKDGEIANCYTIAYGEAIKTYAKEHIQGLNELFGILDKLVKL
- a CDS encoding putative endodeoxyribonuclease (Syntenic homolog of Ashbya gossypii AER277W; Syntenic homolog of Saccharomyces cerevisiae YMR262W), whose amino-acid sequence is MAQLVDSHCHFTTVKQHRREVNNVKSDVIRRCIMSCNIYDWSAVRGEGDIIAFGVHPWYSHLFYIGLEKHSKDEHYRKVLKYSKDSDEVKELIKALPDPISLEEHIQGAKSDKFDQVKCIGEIGIDRLFRLPEDGFFNDLGDATARPRLTRVTVKVEHQVAVFRRMCQLAVETGLAVSIHAVKCQELLFNVCRDELGPYSSVTICLHSYMGSVEFVRNFWLRNFPYSRLFLSISFAINLQNKSSALELIKSVPLQCLLSETDLTIDTVPIEIQIVHLEKVLGIIQEAHSLKSLQDAKCLVYNNFCRLFHF
- the SAP30 gene encoding Sap30p (Syntenic homolog of Ashbya gossypii AER278W; Syntenic homolog of Saccharomyces cerevisiae YMR263W (SAP30)); translation: MPPKGQNSNSESESRTRSTTGYHATSMGSSGAANTRSSGKQRLTVAQQQYLKDLVRLHVHNNHEENFAPVHPLEFEEDSDDFLRRYKDRHQLPVKDNMTLQGFLLGSELGMRTYSYKKNNSSLPDGRVTKKELAEEVKKHFISTVVKEAECVPAFIYKVKNSKKQFRMEFRG
- a CDS encoding HGR065Wp (Syntenic homolog of Ashbya gossypii AER279W; Syntenic homolog of Saccharomyces cerevisiae YMR264W (CUE1) and YML101C (CUE4)) codes for the protein MDESTIVFIIALIISFFFIKWFIQSDSHPSAQQALQSTTTTATTTSSNRRNTNSNRAPRRRRRPVNDDMVEIVQTLAPQLHPERIRYDLELSGSVEATVERYLRGEEFPFPPGYMSPEAPASEPREQHQHEPSDPRKQSSIRPDDLISKYNVDLQADMSALEYNDLSIEERKKFLVWKARKRMEEVLNKDEDLGSLLN
- the CAC2 gene encoding Cac2p (Syntenic homolog of Ashbya gossypii AER280C; Syntenic homolog of Saccharomyces cerevisiae YML102W (CAC2)); translation: MLETKTLQIYWHESQPIYSLTFQPSKGPHGSSIPRLVTAGGDNKVRVWQLNTQKDTCNKIESIDFMCSLVQHEQAVNVARFNPNGDILATAGDDGLLLTWEKNESIIKEFGVEDEEFEDFKESWRIKSKLRAGSATGPSEIYDLAWSPCGKYIVTGSMDNNVRIYNVEEKVCCAQVSDHNHYVQGVVWDPQNEYIISQSADRSVHIYKIIRDANDNLINGLKLHHKITKGELPKRAEGENCRMLQFADVRSSYLFHNETLPSFFRRPAISPCGNVLCVPAGIFKTSGEEPSVGNNEFANAVYIYTRSSLKHKQSTPVMALPFLRKPALVVKFCPTAYELQENSTAWLKLPYKLVFAVATSTEVFIYDTENERPIAIIGNLHYNPLTDLTWSKTGDMLMVSSTDGFCSCSSLNTDLFGVTYKEELNTRYVGIEHMNKRSASSSCKSKTPIRGTPPKKQQTLAEVTQNLVTIGGSLINTEQKVKQKRRIQPTLVADKKDSA